A window from Argopecten irradians isolate NY chromosome 3, Ai_NY, whole genome shotgun sequence encodes these proteins:
- the LOC138318707 gene encoding uncharacterized protein has translation MAYHLQDPRFSTESLTLYTGGLNTMVRMAAPTQSVNLAPLLTHAPIPTGNPQQEQPTTPLVVRTSLSIPSQQPGQLPPLQAVPQVSTVSSAAPPVRQKPQILEKMKLLRDSGKYCDLVIDVKGRQFRVHKNVLAAWSPYFDCHLFGDGYTSTDLMIVNYDNHEVFSDLLDFLYSGNIAPRETNFLQLLHLAVSFQIDPLRGDCEEYLRSNLHLGNFISTYFLCQKYSLTSLEDFIAGFLQMNLSDAVKQNEFLSLPVGRIHAFLSTGRMEQIKPEVKLFLIISWVGFDVQDRERYLVMLLKHIDWSTVASDFLLEISRTENFFTTHESSLYLLLQTLYSSQISLGPYVELFPALRQTYSHILNNIVQIGIVTPEMETFCPVTVSVSSIMNSCTKHDAAVNTEVTGPDVEAAMPAPRRMSITRNVDMNSDDSVEGSDQEEETEEINDHNSEGSQQQVPYTYIDVQSDAMKVHKRKGMPKKIKLILPVPPQNKLRTTRQSIRTHKNNAEEHSTLKTRSGLSKKAVLKLEDKNEDEIIENVNEDENSIDQTDENEYENNIEMDVNLNNDFQDDQEYSSENELQTNTSDPDSKKLKVHKKRRKPNFSSSSLPKEKLTRSCGVCGFKCTSLAVMKEHRVKAHFKNLYFECKECNFHTSVNREYLAHMRKHYEGPPFRCKQEDCDYSSDKLQCVITHQRSHTEDRPYHCDICNMKFKSRNNFFAHLKTHSEDRPFECNVCHMKFRTRNTRDTHLVTHSNERPYLCDLCGFSTKFQSHLISHKRIHTGDVFPCTYPGCTYTTPKKSQLKNHNRKHEDVRTFVCEICMKSFKEKSHLNRHVKIHTRESDFKCDYCSYTTTRCDKLKAHFDKHHGENATAKTQYKKRKTKETVPVVGKSTGRQEFDHAYTMPLPTTYIHDLQGNVQAIPGLLPTNEMNIASMSLPVTLASNLDQDGVTMEDRLSIVSVAEGGNISVNQGPPMIHTHRISVQDGDHRVIMTESDQRSLLSESDQRVIMSEADQRLLLQESDHQSYIQPQVHLHESQSSVSQQGLASPTSGQSLQAQAGQDYGGLSAFMALF, from the exons ATGGCTTACCATCTCCAGGACCCACGTTTCTCTACAGAGAGTCTGACACTCTACACTGGAGGCCTCAATACCATGGTCAGGATGGCAGCCCCTACTCAGTCTGTCAATCTGGCTCCCCTTCTAACACATGCCCCTATACCTACAGGGAACCCACAACAGGAACAGCCCACAACACCTCTTGTTGTACGCACATCTTTGTCTATTCCTTCCCAGCAGCCAGGACAGCTGCCACCACTTCAAGCAGTGCCACAGGTCTCCACTGTCAGCTCTGCAGCGCCACCTGTGAGACAAAAACCTCAGATTCTAGAAAAGATGAAGCTGTTGAGAGATTCTGGGAAATACTGTGACTTAGTTATTGATGTCAAAGGGAGGCAATTCAGGGTTCACAAGAATGTGCTAGCTGCCTGGAGTCCCTACTTTGACTGTCATTTGTTCGGTGATGGCTACACATCTACAGATCTCATGATCGTTAACTATGATAACCATGAGGTTTTCTCAGACTTACTAGATTTCCTTTATTCAGGGAATATAGCACCCAGGGAAACTAATTTCCTTCAGTTGCTGCATCTGGCTGTGAGTTTTCAGATTGATCCCTTGAGGGGAGATTGTGAGGAATACTTGAGGTCTAATCTTCACCTTGGCAATTTTATCAGCACCTACTTCCTTTGCCAAAAGTACAGTCTAACATCTCTAGAGGACTTCATTGCTGGATTTTTGCAGATGAATTTATCAGATgctgtaaaacaaaatgaatttttgtCTCTCCCAGTTGGACGGATCCATGCCTTCCTCTCTACAGGTCGCATGGAACAAATTAAACCTGAAGTGAAATTATTTCTGATCATCAGCTGGGTAGGTTTTGATGTGCAAGACCGCGAGCGTTATCTGGTGATGCTGTTAAAACACATAGACTGGTCAACTGTGGCAAGTGACTTTCTCCTGGAAATCAGCAGAACAGAGAATTTCTTCACGACGCATGAATCTAGTCTGTATCTTTTGCTTCAAACCTTGTACAGCTCTCAGATTTCACTTGGACCATATGTTGAACTTTTTCCAGCTCTGCGACAGACGTACTCCCACATTTTAAACAACATTGTTCAGATTGGTATTGTTACGCCTGAAATGGAGACATTCTGTCCAGTCACCGTGAGTGTGTCATCCATCATGAACTCTTGCACGAAACATGATGCAGCAGTGAATACAGAAGTAACTGGGCCAGATGTGGAGGCAGCTATGCCGGCCCCTCGGAGAATGAGTATCACACGAAATGTTGATATGAATTCTGATGACAGTGTCGAGGGTAGTGACCAAGAGGAGGAGACTGAAGAAATCAATGATCATAACTCGGAAGGGTCTCAGCAACAGGTGCCTTATACATACATAGATGTCCAGTCAGATGCTATGAAAGTACACAAACGGAAAGGAATGCCAAAGAAAATTAAGCTCATTTTACCAGTTCCTCCCCAAAACAAGCTACGAACAACAAGACAAAGTATAcgcacacacaaaaacaatgctGAAGAACACTCGACATTGAAAACTAGAAGTGGTCTCTCAAAGAAAGCTGTTCTAAAGCTAGAGGATAAAAATGAAGATGAAATCATTGAAAATgtgaatgaagatgaaaatAGTATTGATCAAACTGAtgaaaatgaatatgaaaacaatatagAGATGGATGTGAATCTGAATAATGATTTTCAAGATGATCAAGAATATTCTTCAGAGAATGAATTGCAAACAAACACATCTGATCCTGATTCAAAAAAGTTAAAAGTTCATAAAAAGCGAAGAAAACCCAATTTCAGTAGCTCAAGTTTACCTAAAGAAAAGTTAACAAGATCATGTGGTGTTTGTGGTTTTAAATGTACATCATTGGCAGTCATGAAAGAACACAGAGTAAAAGcccattttaaaaatctgtACTTTGAGTGTAAAGAGTGTAACTTTCACACAAGTGTGAACAGAGAGTACTTGGCACACATGCGTAAACACTATGAAGGTCCACCTTTTCGTTGTAAACAGGAGGATTGTGACTATTCCTCAGATAAGCTGCAATGTGTCATCACGCACCAACGTAGTCATACTGAAGATCGACCATATCATTGTGACATCTGCAACATGAAGTTTAAATCCAGAAACAACTTTTTCGCTCATCTGAAAACTCATTCAG AAGATCGTCCTTTTGAGTGTAATGTGTGCCATATGAAGTTCAGGACACGGAATACGAGGGACACTCATCTTGTGACTCACAGCAATGAACGACCCTATCTCTGCGACTTGTGTGGATTCTCAACCAAGTTCCAGTCTCATCTCATCTCACACAAAAGGATTCATACAG GTGACGTTTTTCCTTGTACATACCCAGGATGTACATACACCACTCCAAAGAAAAGTCAACTGAAAAATCACAACAGGAAACACGAAGATGTACGCACATTTGTTTGTGAGATCTGCATGAAGTCTTTCAAAgaaaaaagtcatttgaacCGGCATGTTAAAATCCACACAAGAGAGTCAGACTTCAAGTGTGATTATTGTAGCTACACAACCACACGGTGTGACAAACTCAAAGCCCACTTTGACAAACATCATGGAGAAAATGCCACAGCGAAAACACAGTACAAGAAGAGGAAAACGAAAGAGACTGTACCGGTGGTAGGTAAATCAACAGGAAGACAGGAATTTGATCATGCCTACACCATGCCGCTCCCAACAACTTACATCCACGATCTTCAAGGTAATGTCCAGGCTATCCCTGGGCTTTTACCTACCAATGAAATGAACATTGCATCAATGTCTCTGCCTGTGACCTTGGCCTCTAATCTAGACCAGGATGGAGTCACCATGGAGGATCGCCTCAGTATTGTCAGTGTAGCTGAGGGAGGGAACATAAGTGTCAATCAAGGTCCTCCTATGATTCACACACATAGAATTTCTGTACAGGATGGTGATCATCGTGTCATCATGACAGAGTCTGATCAACGGTCACTCCTCTCCGAGTCTGATCAGCGGGTGATCATGTCAGAAGCGGATCAGCGGTTACTTTTGCAGGAAAGTGACCACCAGTCTTACATACAGCCACAGGTGCACCTACATGAATCCCAGTCTTCAGTCAGTCAGCAGGGCTTGGCTTCTCCAACTTCAGGCCAGTCCCTGCAGGCTCAAGCAGGGCAGGACTATGGTGGTCTCAGTGCTTTTATGGCTCTTTTTTGA
- the LOC138318709 gene encoding transmembrane protein 223-like translates to MFFACFHVETENYERGWKSCICADFNVFLIMALLFSRSHNFFLKSCITNCSLLAKNTGISTIRRLTQAPTKTISNDLCRNSVLSTVFKKRLLLAPKYIFQNESSVIWGLKIYRLFSTGNEYKSPKRNTKKEFKSLFDLDTNVQQDVLLFSCHKADAFYTFFSWFGLIFFCMAIAVGEMAWTLFGALPSETEEEKQQAWYNRFSLRNKVLRYIFMLLIVLVGMMGVALGFMVPMRAVREIHLMAGGKMGRIITFGPFGKHMTIEQPLTNIVPIHSRTEHKSNMMVKVLGYRGFFSCDVGKGIFHEKQLYDFTVGSKSSL, encoded by the exons ATGTTCTTTGCATGCTTCCATGTTGAAACTGAAAATTATGAAAGAGGATGGAAAAGTTGTATATGTGCTGATTTCAACGTCTTTCTCATAATGGCATTGTTATTTTCAAGAAGCCATAACTTTTTTCTAAAATCATGCATCACCAATTGTTCTTTGCTTGCAAAAAACACTGGAATTTCTACTATCCGTCGCCTGACACAGGCACCTACAAAAACTATTTCCAATGATCTCTGCAGGAACTCGGTACTTAGTACTGTATTTAAGAAGCGATTACTGTTGGCTCCTAAATACATCTTTCAAAACGAAAGCAGTGTTATTTGGGGATTGAAAATATACCGGTTGTTCAGTACAGGAAATGAATATAAATCACCTAAACGTAATACCAAAAAAGAGTTCAAAAGTCTATTTGATCTGGACACTAATGTTCAGCAAGATGTTCTTCTATTCAGTTGCCATAAAGCAGAtgcattttatacatttttctcttggTTTGGACTGATCTTTTTCTGTATGGCAATTGCGGTGGGAGAAATGGCCTGGACATTATTCGGTGCTCTTCCATCTGAAACTGAGGAGGAAAAACAACAAGCTTGGTATAACAGATTTTCCCTACGAAACAAAGTATTGCGATACATATTTATGTTGCTGATAGTTTTAGTAG gTATGATGGGAGTTGCATTAGGCTTCATGGTTCCGATGAGAGCAGTGCGAGAGATTCACTTGATGGCAGGAGGGAAAATGGGTCGGATCATTACATTTGGACCTTTTGGAAAACATATGACAATAGAACAGCCTCTTACTAATATTGTTCCAATACATAGTCGCACTGAGCACAAGTCCAATATGATGGTAAAAGTTCTTGGATATCGAGGCTTCTTCTCATGTGATGTTGGCAAAGGAATATTCCATGAGAAGCAGTTATATGACTTTACAGTGGGGTCAAAGAGCTCATTATAA